The genomic region ATCTGTAAGATAAACATTTGTAACAGTATTTTCACCGAGAATCTGGTTCACTCTCTGCTTTATCTCGTCCTTAAGAAGTAGTTTTCCCTCTGGAGTAATAAGCTCATCGGAGGTTTTATTTGTTAAAAGCGTTATAATAGCATCTCTTATCTGAGGCGTTTTACTTTTTGCCTCTTCAGCAAGTTTTGCCTGGGAAAGCTCAAGCTGAACAGTAACTTTAAGATACTTTGTTCCACCCTGATCCATTAAATTTACCACAAAAGGTTCAAGGGCAAAGTTTACACCCTGAGATTCCTTTGAAGTGGCGCT from Thermodesulfovibrio sp. 3907-1M harbors:
- a CDS encoding flagellar basal body-associated protein FliL, with the protein product MPKETKLQNDEAESKEQPEKPKKKSKLPLIIIAALVLIAGAAAAYFFILGKGDQHTKSATSKESQGVNFALEPFVVNLMDQGGTKYLKVTVQLELSQAKLAEEAKSKTPQIRDAIITLLTNKTSDELITPEGKLLLKDEIKQRVNQILGENTVTNVYLTDFVMQ